A single genomic interval of Cucumis sativus cultivar 9930 chromosome 7, Cucumber_9930_V3, whole genome shotgun sequence harbors:
- the LOC101217682 gene encoding acetylajmalan esterase-like produces MAPSTKSSLSLFLLLLVLVLGSSKAHPLKACMFDAIYQLGDSISDTGNLIRENPNTPFSHLPYGQSFFNNPTGRCSNGLLMLDFLALDAGLPLVSPYLNKDGLMDHGVNFAVAGSTALPSQYLSSSYKIISPVTNSSLDHQLDWMFSHFNSICHNQRECNEKLRSALFLVGEIGGNDYNYALFQGKTIQEAKDMVPDVVQTIKSAVEKVISYGATRVVVPGNFPIGCFPIYLTGFHTNDTSAYDELHCLKDLNSFATYHNDQIKQAIEVLKKENPHAVIVYGDYYNAFLWIIRHAFVLGFDEESLQKSCCGIGGDYKFNLMQMCGVAGVEACPNPNEHISWDGVHLTQKTYKFMTHWLIHDIFPKLHCIV; encoded by the exons ATGGCGCCTTCTACCaaatcttctctctctctttttcttcttcttctcgttCTTGTTTTGGGTTCATCCAAAGCTCATCCCCTTAAGGCTTGTATGTTCGATGCTATCTACCAACTCGGCGACTCAATCTCCGACACCGGAAATCTCATTCGTGAAAACCCCAACACTCCCTTTTCTCATCTTCCTTATGGCCAATCTTTCTTCAACAATCCCACCGGTCGATGCTCCAACGGTCTACTTATGCTTGATTTCTTGG CTTTGGATGCCGGACTTCCTTTGGTGAGTCCTTATTTGAATAAAGATGGTTTGATGGATCATGGAGTCAACTTTGCCGTGGCTGGTTCTACAGCTTTGCCTTCCCAATATCTTTCTTCAAGTTACAAAATCATATCTCCAGTTACCAACTCTTCTCTCGACCATCAACTTGATTGGATGTTCTCTCATTTCAACTCTATTTGTCACAATCAAAGAG AATGCAACGAGAAATTAAGGAGTGCTTTGTTCTTGGTCGGTGAGATTGGTGGCAATGACTATAACTATGCATTATTCCAAGGCAAAACTATTCAAGAGGCAAAAGACATGGTACCAGATGTTGTTCAAACCATTAAGAGTGCCGTTGAG AAAGTAATAAGCTACGGTGCAACACGAGTTGTTGTTCCTGGAAATTTTCCTATTGGATGCTTCCCTATCTATCTCACTGGATTCCATACTAATGACACATCCGCTTACGACGAGCTTCACTGCTTAAAGGATTTGAATAGTTTTGCAACCTATCATAACGATCAAATCAAGCAAGCCATTGAAGTACTCAAAAAAGAGAATCCTCATGCTGTTATCGTATATGGTGATTATTACAATGCATTTCTATGGATTATTCGTCATGCTTTCGTTCTAG gATTTGATGAAGAATCTTTGCAAAAATCGTGCTGTGGGATTGGAGGAGATTACAAGTTTAACCTAATGCAAATGTGTGGAGTAGCTGGAGTTGAAGCTTGCCCAAATCCTAATGAACATATCAGTTGGGATGGAGTCCATTTGACACAGAAGACTTACAAGTTCATGACACATTGGCTCATCCATGACATTTTTCCTAAATTGCATTgcattgtttaa